One Aquarana catesbeiana isolate 2022-GZ linkage group LG06, ASM4218655v1, whole genome shotgun sequence genomic region harbors:
- the LOC141148282 gene encoding uncharacterized protein produces MNPLFKDPEFLTSFISKYREMRNLWEVKHPQYYAKHVRKSTLERLLAFVQATIPEATMETLLKKIGGLRNMYKREHKKIQESRRSGASADDVYVPRLWYYNQLRFLDDQNEARPSLSTLPSTLPSTLPSTPAEADEEQAGSSILDEPDMTIWSQDESIQEECGESGRQEETRPMDSLEEAGFTIILEEAGPSVRQEVAAPSEVAAPSEVAGPSEVAGPSRSLTESQVPPLHLPKKRARKGMVTQDASLRLMQEATRFLKSPPEAEESYGCYLASRLLQMDWEQRLICERLFGETIHKGLQGTLTQNTQLHEAAPPPPPPPPPPPPPPPPPPPPATTETPEPQPQKKATGKAAGQRGGKAAGKRRK; encoded by the exons atgaatcccctatttaaggatccagagttccttacatcttttatttccaaatatcgagagatgaggaatttgtgggaggtgaaacaccctcagtattatgctaagcatgtgaggaagtcaacgctggagagacttctggcctttgtccaggcgaccatcccggaagcaacaatggagacattgctcaagaaaattgggggcttgaggaacatgtataagagggagcataagaagatccaggaatcaaggagatcaggagcatcagcagatgatgtttatgtacccaggctgtggtactacaatcaactccgttttctggatgaccagaatgaagccaggccatcactttcaacccttccctccacccttccctccacccttccctccaccccagcagaggctgatgaggagcaagctgggtcttccatcctggatgaaccagatatgaccatctggagtcag gatgagtccatccaggaggaatgtggggaaagtggaaggcaggaggagaccaggcccatggacagcctggaggaggccggattcaccatcatcctggaggaggctgggcccagtgtcaggcaggaggtggctgctcccagtgaggtggctgctcccagtgaggtggctgggccaagcgaggtggctgggcccagtagaagcctgaccgaatcccaagtgcctcccctccaccttcccaaaaaaagggccaggaaggggatggtcacacaggacgcatccctgcgcctcatgcaagaggccacccgttttttaaaaagcccccccgaagcggaagaatcctatggctgctacttagccagcaggcttcttcagatggattgggagcagcgcctcatttgtgagcgcctatttggggaaacaatccataaggggctgcagggcacgctaacacaaaacacccaactacatgaggcagccccccctcctcctcctcctcctcctcctcctcctcctcctcctcctcctcctcctcctcctgccacaactgaaacaccagagccacagcctcaaaagaaggctacagggaaggctgcagggcagcgtggaggaaaggctgcagggaagagaagaaaatga
- the LOC141148281 gene encoding interferon-induced very large GTPase 1-like gives MYSQELLKMINNNLKQHKFENLRTTKLFELDLKLWVLGNAVVMFQRMHEEFVRRNDPQSYLEEMKPQYFYTFINMFETRNECQRRAKQFCMVLTPAILDHINRCLGKEIVDDILQKTGPQKFKSRKILQQEVLNKLLIDGSSEKYAEYINSYEDFMKRWISQDLTEHYKCQNTIHVLQTSILQSLLRKIKQALQDEKTLQAKTIYDFLAEFCNVLKKELVISQNSTKVVLFENNLSTIQQFAHEIEWHLSDLEKLVEQDIKSRNIETIFLHSTLKPQDELFRKVIGCDKQCPFCKAPCEAGGWNHKEHFATVHRPRGLSQHVNENTKALDHSICSSNIISNKAFRNAEGKPHPYKDYQKYYPDWAIHPDTTADSSDYWKFVFIQFNHLFAKLYNANPANLPEDWHKLTREKALKSLNKTQ, from the coding sequence ATGTATTCTCAGGAACTgctgaaaatgataaataataaccTGAAGCAGCATAAATTTGAAAATCTCCGGACAACCAAATTGTTTGAGCTGGACCTTAAGCTTTGGGTTTTAGGAAATGCGGTCGTGATGTTTCAGAGAATGCATGAAGAGTTTGTCCGGCGTAATGATCCACAAAGCTACCTAGAGGAGATGAAACCTCAATACTTCTACACGTTCATCAACATGTTTGAAACAAGGAATGAATGTCAAAGAAGGGCTAAACAATTCTGTATGGTGTTAACACCAGCCATCCTGGACCACATCAACAGGTGCCTTGGCAAAGAGATCGTGGATGACATTCTCCAGAAAACTGGCCCTCAGAAATTCAAGAGTCGGAAAATCTTACAACAAGAGGTGCTCAATAAATTGCTTATTGATGGCTCTTCTGAAAAATATGCAGAATACATCAACAGCTATGAAGATTTCATGAAAAGATGGATCTCACAAGACCTTACTGAGCATTATAAATGCCAAAATACTATTCATGTATTGCAAACAAGTATTTTGCAGAGTCTTTTGAGAAAAATAAAACAAGCTCTTCAGGATGAAAAAACTCTTCAAGCCAAGACTATATATGACTTCTTAGCCGAGTTTTGTAACGTTTTGAAGAAAGAACTTGTCATTTCACAGAACAGTACAAAAGTCGTCCTTTTTGAAAACAATTTGAGTACTATTCAGCAGTTTGCACATGAGATTGAATGGCACCTATCTGACTTAGAAAAACTGGTCGAGCAAGACATAAAGTCACGAAACATAGAAACGATATTTTTACATTCAACACTGAAACCTCAGGATGAATTGTTCAGGAAGGTGATTGGATGTGACAAACAGTGTCctttctgtaaagccccctgtgaAGCTGGAGGATGGAATCATAAAGAACATTTCGCAACTGTCCATAGACCGAGAGGGCTATCCCAACATGTCAATGAAAATACAAAAGCTCTCGACCATTCCATATGCTCTTCCAACATCATTTCTAATAAGGCTTTTAGGAATGCAGAAGGGAAACCCCACCCTTACAAAGATTACCAAAAATATTACCCAGACTGGGCTATCCACCCTGACACAACTGCCGATAGCTCGGATTACTGGAAGTTTGTTTTTATCCAGTTCAATCATTTATTTGCCAAACTGTACAATGCCAACCCAGCCAATCTTCCAGAAGACTGGCACAAACTGACAAGGGAAAAAGCTCTCAAGAGCCTGAATAAAACCCAGTGA